Genomic DNA from Sphingomonas lacunae:
CTGCACGCCACGCATTATCACAGCATCGACGTCTTCGCCCGCCAGCGGGAGATCGCCGGTGAGGCGGTGCCCGCGCTCGACCGCCTGCTCGCCATCCCCGTTGCCACCGGACGCAACTGGACAGAGGAAGAGGTCCGGCGGGAGCTCGACAATAATTGCCAGGGCATCCTTGGCTATGTCGTGCGCTGGATCGATCAGGGCATTGGCTGTTCCAAGGTGCCCGACATCAACGATATCGGCCTGATGGAGGATCGCGCCACACTGCGCATCGCCAGTCAGGCGCTGGCCAACTGGCTACTCCACGGCGTTTGCACGCCCGAACAGGTGGATGCCGCGCTGATCCGCATGGCCGCCAAGGTGGACGAACAGAATGCCGGTGACGCGCTTTATGAAAAGCTGACGCCCGACGGCATTGCCTTCCGCGCCGCCCGCTCGCTCATCTTTGACGGCGTCAGCCAGCCCAGCGGCTACACCGAACCGCTGCTGCACAGCTTCCGTCAAGTTAAAAAGGCCGCCTGACGACAGGGGGAAACGAAGGCGATCCGACCAAAGCCCGACGCCCGAGGGAGAGAGTGCCACACATGACCTACACGCTCTGGGGCTCGGCCCATTCGCTCTACACGGGTAAGATCCGCTCCTATCTGATTAAGAAGCGGCTTGCCTTTGTCGAGCGCTATCCGAGCAACCCGGAGTTCGCGACCCGCGTCCTGCCTGCGGTCGGCGTCAGGGTGATCCCCGTCCTTGAAACGCCCGACGGCCTGATCCTTCAGGATTCGGGCGATATGATCGATTGGCTGGAGGCGCATGAAGCCGGGCCGCAGCTTGAACCCGACTGTCCGGTGCAGCAGACCGTCTCGCTGTTGCTTGACGCCTTCGGCTCGGAAAATCTGCTGCCGCTCGCCATGCATTATCGCTGGAGCTATTGCGCCGATCAGGAGGAGTTCCTCCGAGCCGAATTCGGACGAACCATGGCCGCGGACATGTCGCGGGCAGACCGGCGCGAAGCGGCGGCGAAGACAATGGCCTTCTTCAATGGCTTCCTCCCCAATCTTGGCGTGACCGATGCGGTGATCCCGGCGATGGAGGCGGCGTGGTTCGAGCTCATGGATCTGCTCGACGAGCATTTCCAGCATCATCCCTATCTGCTCGGTGGACGCCCGTGCCGCGCCGATTTCGGCATGATGGCCCCGCTCTTTGCCCATCTCGGGCGCGATCCGGTGCCTGCGAATCTCATGAAGCTGCGGGCGCCCAACCTCTATCGCTGGACCGAACGGATGAACCTCGCCACAATCAGCGATGGTGAATATCCCGGCTATGCGGAAAGCTTCGCACCGGCCGGCACCGTGCCCGAAAGCCTGTTGCCGGTGCTGCGCCTGATCGCTGCGGACTGGGTGCCCGGCCTCAATGCCGATGCGGCCTGTTTCAATGAATGGGCGTCCGACAAGCCGGCCGGGACCATCGTTTCACGCAAGGGCGAACGACAGGTCCACCCCAATGTCGGCAGCATTGCCTTTGACTGGCGCGGCACGGTGATGCAGCGCGGCAGCCAGCCGCACATGCTGTGGATGCTGGCAAAGGCTCAGGCCAAGGCCGCAAGTCTAGCTACCCCGTCGGCTGAGAGACTTGCGGTGATCATGGCGGCAACTGACGGGCAGGCCTTGCTCGACCTGCCCATCAGTCGGGCGATGGCCCGACAGGACAATGTGCTGGTTCTTGCCTGACGTCAGCGCGGAAGGAACCCGCTGATCCGTCGCAGCATGTCGATGCGGGCCTCGCTGGTCGGCAACTGGTGGTCGAGCCCCGGATATTCTATCAATTCCGACCGTCGCCCGGCCGCCACCAGCGCCCGCTGCATCACCCGACCCTGATCAATGTCGACATTGGTATCCAGCGTGCCATGGAACATCAGCACAGGTACTGTGATCGCAGACGCATTCAGCGCCGGCGATCCCTCACGGACATGGGGCCCGCTGCCCACGAAATCGCTGACCAACTGGCCCGTATAGTAGCGCGATTCCTCGCGCTTCAGCCGGTCAAGATCGGTCACCGGGGCAATGGCAACGATTGATTTGAACAGGTCGGGATAGGTCACGCCGGCTTGCAGTGCGGAATAGCCGCCATAGGACCAGCCGACGATCGACAACTTTGCCGGATCGGCGCCTTGCGAGACCAGCCAGCGGCCGCCATCACTTATGTCGCCGATGGCAATGCGCCAGGAGCGGAAGCCATTGTTGACATACCAGGCATCGCCATATCCCGACGAGCCGCGGTAATTGGGTTGCAGCACGGCAAATCCCTGCGAGGCGAAATATTGCGCCAGCCAGTCGAAATCGCCCTCGTCACGGGCGGAGGGCCCGCCATGCGGCATGACAATGGCGGGCAGGCCGCGCGCATCGCTCAGGCCGGGCGGCAGGGTCAGATAGCCCGGAACCATGGTCCCGTCAGCGGCTGGATAGCTGACCGACTGCACGGGGGAGAGGGTTTGCCCTTCCAGCAGCGGAAAGAAGGCGAGCAGCGGCCGCAACTGCCGCGCGGCAGGCGTATAGACATAGTAGCGGCCTGGGTCGGAATCAGAGCTGGCAAAGATCAGGAAGACGGTGCCATCGCGGTTCTGGTCGATGATGGTAATGCCCCGTCCGCCGAGCGCGCGCGACAGGCTTTGCGACATGCGGGCCAGCGCCGCGTCGAAATATTCGACCCTGCGCCGGTCCGTCGCATAGGATACGCCGACGATCCTGCGGGTGCCGCCAATCACCACAATGTCATCAATCTCGACATTGTCCCGCTGGAACAGGGACGTGATCCGGTTGGTCCCGTCGAGAGCCATGGTTGCCACGCTGTCAAACCCGTTGACCTTCAAAAATCCGACCGCGCGGTTATTCTCCGCATCGACATAAACGGGCCGGAACCCTTCATTGACCTCGGTGGTGTTGATCGACATCGGGTGCCATTCATCACGCTCGTCAGCGCGATAGAAATAACGGACTTGCGGCACATAATTGGCATCGGCAACCGCCGGCTGGTTTGCCATGATACGGATGTTGCCCATCCCGTCGGTAATGAAACCATAGCGGCCGGTCAGGCTGGCCCTGCGGCGGATGGCGGTGCTGTGCACCCTGTTGGTGTGGATGTTGCGCCGTTCGACATCTCCTACCGGGCTCGCCATCAGCACATGGTCGGGATCGTCGGCCAGCCAGTCGATCAATGAACCGCTGTACAGTTCATTATGCTCATCCGCGCCAATCACCGTGACATTTCCGCCGGCCGCATCCACCCCGATGAAGCGGACAAAGCCATAGACATCACGACCATAGCCGCGCCGGCCTACCATCTGGCAGACCAGCCGCGTCGTCGATTTCCAGCGGCAATAATTGAGCACCTCCGGATCGCCGCTCGCTCTCAGCAGGCGCTGCGGCCGGCCCGCACCTTCGGCCGTCGACACCACGTACAGGTCGTTGCCAAGGCCGGTGCTGGGGCTGAGAAAGGCGATCATGCTGCCATCGGGCGACAGGGAGACGCTGCGCGCGCCGGGCAGGGTGCCAAACCGCGTGGCCGAATCGGGCAGGGTTGGGGGCGGTGTCGGGGTACGGATCTCGTCAGGGAGCTGCGCCTGAGCAGGGCTCACAAAAAGCGCGGCACAGGCCAATGTAATTGCAGCAAGATTTGGAAAGAGTGGTCGGGTGGGGCGGGCGTTCTTCTGTTGAATTGGGGTGGGGTGACGCATGCTGGGATCCTGCTTCGCTGCCTTTTTTGGTTACCCGAGAGCAACGACGTTCGGTGGATCAGCGTCAGCTTGCAAGCGCGTTTATGTCCGCGCTAGTCTGTATCCATTGAGGATTCGCAGGAAGGCGATCAAATTTCATGACCAACTATCTGAATAAAAACGGCTTTATGCTGGCCTCGCTGGCTCTTGCCATCACCCCCCTGATGGCTGGATGTGCCTCTACCTCGGCCTCTACCCCGCCCGTCGCCAGTGCCGCTCCGCAACTCAGCGAAACCACCCTGCGCACCGTCACCACGCGTCTCGCTTCCGACGAATTCGAGGGCCGCTCCCCCGGCACCGCCGGAGAGGAACGTACCGTTGCCTATCTGATCGAACAATTCCGCGCCGCCGGCCTGCAACCGGGCAACAACGGCAGCTGGACGCAGGACGTGCCACTGGTTGAAATCACCGCCAGCAATGTCAGCCCGCTGACCTTCACGACGCCACAGGGCACCCAGACACTCGCCCATGCCGATGATTTCGTCGCAGGCAGCTATCGCATCACGCCGCAAACCCGCATCGCCAACAGCGACGTCGTCTTCGTCGGCTATGGCATCAACGCGCCCGAACGCGACTGGAACGACTATGCCGGTATCGATGTGCGCGGCAAGACAGTCGTCATCCTCGTCAACGATCCCGACTGGCAACAGGTCTCGGTCGGCGGACAGTTCAACGGCCGGGCCATGACCTATTACGGCCGCTGGACCTACAAGTTCGAGGAAGCCGCTCGTCAGGGTGCCGCTGCGGCGATCATCGTCCACGACACCGAACCCGCAGCCTATGGCTGGAACGTCGTCCGCTCCAGCTGGACCGGCCCGCAATATGTGCAGGACGCGGCCGACAATCATATGGACGAAACCCAGGCCAATGGCTGGATTCAGCTGGCGCGGGCACAGGCGCTGTTCGCCGCCGCCGGTCAGGACTTCAACGCTCTCAGGGATCGCGCCCGCCAGCCCGGCTTTCGCGCCGTGCCACTGACTGGCGTGCAAGCCAATCTCTCGTTCGACAATAGCGTTCGCCGGACCATGTCGCGCAATGTCATCGGCATTTTGCCGGGCCGCACCCGGCCCAACGAATATGTCCTGCACACGGCGCACTGGGATCATCTCGGCCGATGCGAAGCCAATGCCGCTGGTGATGACATCTGCAACGGCGCGGTAGACAATGCCACGGGCACCGCTGCCCTTGTCACGCTGGCGCAGGAACATGCACGCGTTGGCGCGACCGACCGCAGCCTTGTCTTCCTTGCCGTGACGGCAGAAGAAAGCGGGCTTCTCGGTTCAAAATATTATGCCGAAAACCCGGTGTTCCCGTTGGCACAGACAGTTGGCGGCCTGAACATGGATGCCCTTTCACCCACAGGCCCTGCCCGCGACGTTACTGTCATTGGTCGCGGCAAGAGCGAGCTGGAAGCTTATCTGACGCGTGCGCTTGCAATCGAAGGCCGCACCGCCAGCGATGAGCCGACCCCGGAGAAGGGCTATTATTACCGTTCGGACCATTTCAGCTTTGCCAAGCTTGGTGTGCCGATGCTCTATTTTGACGCTGGAGAGGATCTGCTGGAGGGAGGCACTGCTGCCGGTCGGGCTGCTGCCGAGGATTATACTGTCAACCGCTATCATGGCCCCGAGGATGAAGTTGAAGCGATCACACGCTGGGATGGGATGATCGCCGATCTCCGCCTGTTCTGGCGCATCGGGCGTGAGCTGGGGAACAGCAACGACTGGCCCAACTGGCTGCCGGGAGACGAGTTCCGCGCCGCCCGCGATCAGAGCCGGGCAGGGCGCTGATCGTCAGGGCAATTGTCTTGTTGCCCGCGTCACTTTAAGGCGCGGGCAAAGGACATTGTCATGACACTCACTCCCCCCGCGACCCCGATCACCAAGGTGCCGCCGTACTCCGGGCCGCTGCCCGAATGGGCCGTCCACGAACGGTTGTGGATTGGATTTCCCGCGATCCGCGCCGAATGGGGTGAAGCCTTTGACGGCGCCCGCGCACAAATCGCCGCCTTTGCCGCCGCCATCGCCGATGACGGCAAGGGAGAGACCGTCCACCTCGTCTGCAACAGCGAAGATGACGCCGCCATCGCCCGCCGTTTGGCCGACGCGTCCGGCGGTGCCAGTGTCGATGTGCTGGTCGAGCCAATAGGCGACGTCTGGCTGCGCGATACCGCCCCCATCATCACCGGAACCGGGGCTGGCCGCCGTGCAGCTGATTTCGCCTTCAATGGCTGGGGCGGCAAATATCTGATGCCGGGTGACGCCGACATCGGCGCTCGCCTCGCGCAGCGTTTTAGCTTCCTCCGCGATCCGCACGCGATGATCCTCGAGGGCGGCGGCATCGACTGGGATGGCGCGGGCCTGTGCGTCACCACCGAACAGTGCCTGCTGAACCCCAACCGCAATCCCGCACTCGGTCGCGCCCAGATCGAGGAAGTGCTGCACGAGGCACTCGGTTTCACCCGCATCCTCTGGCTGGGTGATGGCCTGCATGGCGACCATACCGATGGCCATGTCGACAATCTGGCCCGCTTTGTTGCGGACGGGCTGCTGCTGCTGCCGCGCGCTAGCGGCACTGATGACCCCAATGCCGCCATCTACGACGACGCTATGGCCCGAGCCGAAGCGTTCGGCCTAGACATCGTCACCATCCCGTCCCCCGGCCGGGTCTTGGTCGATGGTGAGGCTGTGCCGGCAAGCTATATGAACTTTCTTATCGGCAACACCACTATCGCAATGCCGGCCTATGGCACGGCCCATGACCAGGAAGCCGCGCAGGTGCTGGCCGAGTGCTTCCCCGACCGTCGCATCGTCCCGCTGCCGTCAGACCAGATTCTGGCTGGGGGCGGTAGCTTCCATTGCACAAGCCAGCAGGTGCCGCGCTGACATGACCACCGCGTTCCTTGTACGTGTGGTCCTGTCGGGCCTGGTCGTCGCCCTGATCGCGTTGGTCGCCCGCAAGAGTCCCGGACTTGGCGGGCTGATCGCTTCGCTGCCGCTTGTTTCGACACTGGGGATGATCTGGCTTTGGCACGACACGGGTGACCGGCTGGCAGTGGCTGATTATGTCCAGTCGTCGCTATTGTATTTCCTACCATCCATTCCGATGTTCATCCTGATCCCGTGGATGCTGCGGCATGGCTGGAATTTCTGGCTCACGCTGATGGCCGGTGCCCTGTTGACCATGCTGCTCTATGCGATGATGAACCGATGGCTGGCATCGCAAGGCATTTCGCTTTAGCCTCTCCAGCCATCAGGGGAGAGAGACATGTCAAACTGGTGGGAACGGCACGTCACACCGCGATTGATCCGCTGCTGCTGTGCGCAGCCGCAAATTCTCAAGGCGCGCAGCCATGTCGTCCCGCTGGCCAGCGGTGACGTGTTCGAGTTGGGCTGTGGCGGTGGCATCAATCTTCCCTTTTATGACCGCAGCAAAGTCACCAGCCTGTGTGGGTGCGACCCCACCCCCGCACTGCTTGACGACAGCAAAAGGCTCGTCGCTGAGGCCGGCTTTGCCGGCGAGATTGTCGAAGGCGTGGGAGAGGAAATCCCCTTCGCCACCGACCGCTTTGACACGGTGGTTACGACCTTCACCCTTTGTTCGGTCAATGATCCCGCACAGGTGCTTCAGGAAATCAAGCGCGTGCTCAAACCTGGCGGCACAGCCGTTTTTCTGGAGCATGGCCGCGCGCCCGATGCAGACGTCCGTAAATGGCAGAGCCGCATCGAACCGCTTTGGAAACGCATGGCCGGGAACTGCCACCTGACCCGCCCCATTGCGGACGCCTATGAGTCTGCCGGTTTCAAGACCGAGCGCATGGGCAGCCGCTATATGCCCAAGACACCTCGCCCGGTCGGATGGCTCGAATGGGGTGTGGCGCGGGTTTGAGAGCTGGATTAAAGGCTGTTGCAGCCGCTGCTGGCC
This window encodes:
- a CDS encoding glutathione S-transferase family protein produces the protein MTYTLWGSAHSLYTGKIRSYLIKKRLAFVERYPSNPEFATRVLPAVGVRVIPVLETPDGLILQDSGDMIDWLEAHEAGPQLEPDCPVQQTVSLLLDAFGSENLLPLAMHYRWSYCADQEEFLRAEFGRTMAADMSRADRREAAAKTMAFFNGFLPNLGVTDAVIPAMEAAWFELMDLLDEHFQHHPYLLGGRPCRADFGMMAPLFAHLGRDPVPANLMKLRAPNLYRWTERMNLATISDGEYPGYAESFAPAGTVPESLLPVLRLIAADWVPGLNADAACFNEWASDKPAGTIVSRKGERQVHPNVGSIAFDWRGTVMQRGSQPHMLWMLAKAQAKAASLATPSAERLAVIMAATDGQALLDLPISRAMARQDNVLVLA
- a CDS encoding DUF3147 family protein, which translates into the protein MTTAFLVRVVLSGLVVALIALVARKSPGLGGLIASLPLVSTLGMIWLWHDTGDRLAVADYVQSSLLYFLPSIPMFILIPWMLRHGWNFWLTLMAGALLTMLLYAMMNRWLASQGISL
- a CDS encoding M28 family peptidase translates to MTNYLNKNGFMLASLALAITPLMAGCASTSASTPPVASAAPQLSETTLRTVTTRLASDEFEGRSPGTAGEERTVAYLIEQFRAAGLQPGNNGSWTQDVPLVEITASNVSPLTFTTPQGTQTLAHADDFVAGSYRITPQTRIANSDVVFVGYGINAPERDWNDYAGIDVRGKTVVILVNDPDWQQVSVGGQFNGRAMTYYGRWTYKFEEAARQGAAAAIIVHDTEPAAYGWNVVRSSWTGPQYVQDAADNHMDETQANGWIQLARAQALFAAAGQDFNALRDRARQPGFRAVPLTGVQANLSFDNSVRRTMSRNVIGILPGRTRPNEYVLHTAHWDHLGRCEANAAGDDICNGAVDNATGTAALVTLAQEHARVGATDRSLVFLAVTAEESGLLGSKYYAENPVFPLAQTVGGLNMDALSPTGPARDVTVIGRGKSELEAYLTRALAIEGRTASDEPTPEKGYYYRSDHFSFAKLGVPMLYFDAGEDLLEGGTAAGRAAAEDYTVNRYHGPEDEVEAITRWDGMIADLRLFWRIGRELGNSNDWPNWLPGDEFRAARDQSRAGR
- a CDS encoding alpha/beta hydrolase family protein; the protein is MSPAQAQLPDEIRTPTPPPTLPDSATRFGTLPGARSVSLSPDGSMIAFLSPSTGLGNDLYVVSTAEGAGRPQRLLRASGDPEVLNYCRWKSTTRLVCQMVGRRGYGRDVYGFVRFIGVDAAGGNVTVIGADEHNELYSGSLIDWLADDPDHVLMASPVGDVERRNIHTNRVHSTAIRRRASLTGRYGFITDGMGNIRIMANQPAVADANYVPQVRYFYRADERDEWHPMSINTTEVNEGFRPVYVDAENNRAVGFLKVNGFDSVATMALDGTNRITSLFQRDNVEIDDIVVIGGTRRIVGVSYATDRRRVEYFDAALARMSQSLSRALGGRGITIIDQNRDGTVFLIFASSDSDPGRYYVYTPAARQLRPLLAFFPLLEGQTLSPVQSVSYPAADGTMVPGYLTLPPGLSDARGLPAIVMPHGGPSARDEGDFDWLAQYFASQGFAVLQPNYRGSSGYGDAWYVNNGFRSWRIAIGDISDGGRWLVSQGADPAKLSIVGWSYGGYSALQAGVTYPDLFKSIVAIAPVTDLDRLKREESRYYTGQLVSDFVGSGPHVREGSPALNASAITVPVLMFHGTLDTNVDIDQGRVMQRALVAAGRRSELIEYPGLDHQLPTSEARIDMLRRISGFLPR
- a CDS encoding class I SAM-dependent methyltransferase; this encodes MSNWWERHVTPRLIRCCCAQPQILKARSHVVPLASGDVFELGCGGGINLPFYDRSKVTSLCGCDPTPALLDDSKRLVAEAGFAGEIVEGVGEEIPFATDRFDTVVTTFTLCSVNDPAQVLQEIKRVLKPGGTAVFLEHGRAPDADVRKWQSRIEPLWKRMAGNCHLTRPIADAYESAGFKTERMGSRYMPKTPRPVGWLEWGVARV
- a CDS encoding agmatine deiminase family protein yields the protein MTLTPPATPITKVPPYSGPLPEWAVHERLWIGFPAIRAEWGEAFDGARAQIAAFAAAIADDGKGETVHLVCNSEDDAAIARRLADASGGASVDVLVEPIGDVWLRDTAPIITGTGAGRRAADFAFNGWGGKYLMPGDADIGARLAQRFSFLRDPHAMILEGGGIDWDGAGLCVTTEQCLLNPNRNPALGRAQIEEVLHEALGFTRILWLGDGLHGDHTDGHVDNLARFVADGLLLLPRASGTDDPNAAIYDDAMARAEAFGLDIVTIPSPGRVLVDGEAVPASYMNFLIGNTTIAMPAYGTAHDQEAAQVLAECFPDRRIVPLPSDQILAGGGSFHCTSQQVPR